A genome region from Chryseobacterium sp. G0186 includes the following:
- a CDS encoding LysE family translocator — protein sequence MLELVLSAVILGFMLSLVFIGPIFFLLIETSFSRGPKHALSLDLGVITADLLCIVAAYYASADIVTLIDKHPGFYRITSILIFIYGIVMLVTKTKMHMPGEERIISQNYIKTFFNGFFFNLLNVGVILFWLVTVISVRNQYPDTSSFILYIGIVIGTYLFIDLAKIFLAKQFHDKLTQKLANQIRRVVGGILIVFSFFIFLQSFKKFNQFERQLEEAEKKEVKYQKTK from the coding sequence ATGCTTGAACTTGTACTATCTGCCGTCATATTAGGATTCATGCTGAGCCTGGTTTTTATAGGACCTATATTTTTCCTGTTAATAGAAACCAGCTTCTCCAGAGGCCCAAAGCATGCCTTATCATTGGATCTTGGTGTCATTACAGCAGATTTATTATGTATTGTAGCGGCCTATTATGCCAGTGCAGACATTGTTACCCTTATTGATAAACATCCCGGCTTCTACAGGATCACTTCCATACTTATTTTTATCTACGGAATTGTAATGCTGGTCACCAAGACCAAGATGCACATGCCAGGAGAAGAACGGATCATTAGCCAAAACTATATTAAGACCTTTTTTAATGGGTTTTTCTTTAATCTTTTGAATGTTGGAGTCATCCTTTTCTGGCTGGTAACGGTAATTTCCGTGAGAAATCAGTACCCAGACACCAGCAGCTTTATTTTATACATAGGAATCGTGATCGGAACCTATCTTTTTATTGATCTGGCCAAAATATTCCTTGCCAAACAATTTCACGATAAACTTACCCAAAAACTTGCCAACCAGATCCGAAGAGTTGTGGGAGGTATTCTTATTGTGTTCAGTTTCTTTATCTTCCTGCAGAGCTTCAAAAAGTTCAATCAGTTTGAAAGACAGTTGGAGGAAGCTGAGAAAAAAGAAGTAAAATATCAAAAAACAAAATGA
- a CDS encoding Maf family protein: MKLLLASQSPRRKELLSSLGFQFEIVKIDCEEILPEQIKIENAASYLSELKADAFRSLADDEVLLTADTVVAIDNQVLGKPKDEKDAFNMLRSLSGKTHQVYTGITIKTVDKVITETDVAAVTFDDITDDEINYYIQHYKPFDKAGSYGIQEWLGMAKISKMTGSFYTIMGLPTHLVYRILKETSMI; the protein is encoded by the coding sequence ATGAAATTACTTTTAGCCTCCCAATCACCGAGAAGAAAAGAATTACTTTCCAGCCTTGGTTTTCAATTTGAAATTGTAAAAATAGACTGTGAAGAGATTCTTCCCGAGCAGATCAAAATAGAAAATGCAGCCTCCTATTTATCTGAATTAAAAGCAGATGCATTCAGAAGCTTAGCGGATGACGAAGTTTTACTGACCGCAGATACGGTAGTTGCTATTGACAATCAGGTTCTTGGAAAGCCTAAGGATGAAAAGGATGCATTCAATATGCTTCGCAGTCTTTCAGGAAAAACCCATCAGGTGTATACGGGAATTACGATTAAAACTGTTGACAAAGTCATTACAGAAACAGATGTGGCAGCGGTAACCTTTGATGACATCACTGATGATGAAATCAATTATTATATTCAGCATTACAAACCATTTGATAAAGCAGGCAGCTATGGTATTCAGGAATGGCTGGGAATGGCCAAGATCAGTAAAATGACAGGAAGCTTTTACACGATCATGGGACTTCCTACCCATCTTGTTTATAGAATTCTGAAAGAAACATCGATGATTTAA
- a CDS encoding PQQ-binding-like beta-propeller repeat protein codes for MGCSSSEDIIETPTYVGTKNIMFIGGSNKYYAIDSEKGLLKWSFPVTKGTFEYSTAFYSNNVLYVGCTDTYLYALDAANGNLLWKFKTNEAIESSVFVSNNTVFFGSDDDNFYALNAATGELKWKYSTNSNVSSSPTVSDDTVYFASDDGNIYALEQSNGTLKWKYFVGSFFNSSSASIVQNSLYIGNRNGNIYNINKATGQLIWKKQLGGSIEYSSPTISDGFLYTTDNKSLYKIDALTGDIIWQAYNSGSYSSSPYVNENYVSVSSSSGNIIVLDKQTGNIKWQKSIYSNSAETVATDGTVFIGGGGSNFVYAFSESDGTERWKFPINSTTTSAPVMINKEGKLFYPSKSGGRN; via the coding sequence ATGGGTTGCTCATCATCCGAGGATATTATTGAAACTCCAACATATGTTGGAACCAAAAATATAATGTTCATTGGCGGAAGCAATAAATATTATGCTATTGATTCTGAAAAAGGCCTGTTAAAGTGGTCTTTTCCGGTTACTAAGGGAACTTTTGAATATAGTACAGCTTTTTATAGTAATAATGTATTATATGTGGGTTGTACAGACACCTATTTATATGCTTTAGATGCTGCAAATGGAAATTTATTATGGAAATTCAAAACAAATGAAGCAATAGAATCCAGCGTTTTTGTTTCTAACAATACGGTATTTTTTGGCAGTGATGATGACAATTTCTACGCGTTAAATGCAGCAACAGGAGAGTTAAAATGGAAATATTCCACCAATTCTAATGTCAGCTCAAGTCCAACGGTATCTGATGACACGGTATATTTCGCCAGTGATGACGGAAATATCTATGCCCTGGAACAAAGTAACGGAACTCTAAAATGGAAATATTTTGTAGGCAGTTTCTTTAATTCTTCTTCAGCTTCCATTGTTCAGAATAGTCTGTATATTGGGAACAGAAATGGCAATATTTACAATATTAATAAAGCTACTGGTCAACTGATTTGGAAAAAGCAACTTGGGGGTTCTATTGAATATTCTTCACCCACAATTTCAGACGGATTTTTATATACTACAGATAACAAATCTTTATACAAAATAGATGCTTTAACAGGTGATATCATCTGGCAAGCTTATAATTCTGGAAGCTATTCCAGCAGCCCATATGTTAATGAAAATTATGTTTCCGTAAGCTCAAGTTCAGGAAATATTATTGTTTTGGATAAACAAACAGGAAACATCAAGTGGCAAAAATCCATTTACTCCAATAGTGCAGAAACTGTCGCTACAGATGGTACCGTTTTTATCGGTGGGGGCGGTTCAAATTTTGTCTATGCTTTCTCCGAAAGTGATGGTACAGAAAGATGGAAATTCCCCATCAATTCAACCACAACTTCAGCTCCTGTAATGATTAATAAAGAGGGGAAATTATTTTATCCAAGTAAATCCGGTGGCAGAAATTAA
- a CDS encoding Rossmann-like and DUF2520 domain-containing protein — translation MQIVIIGSGNVAYHMAKAFSLKGISLAQIFGRNEKELSKISEELNIPYSTEDLEDADLYIICVSDNSVEEVSKIITKTDCLVAHTSGSLPKEILAGNYRKGSFYPLQTFSKSKELEYEKIPFFIETENDEDQKTLLDLASKVSKNVMESNHEKRKYIHLTAVFACNFVNHLFSRAKEVSDSQEIPFEYFLPLIDETVQKIHEIEPKTAQTGPAVRNDLRVLELHEQLIKNKESLEIYKTMNHSIQKMYEL, via the coding sequence ATGCAAATTGTAATTATCGGTTCCGGCAATGTAGCCTATCACATGGCAAAAGCTTTTTCCTTAAAAGGGATTTCCTTGGCCCAGATTTTTGGCAGGAACGAAAAAGAATTAAGTAAAATTTCTGAAGAATTAAACATTCCCTACTCTACAGAGGATTTGGAGGATGCAGATCTTTATATCATCTGTGTAAGTGATAATTCTGTAGAGGAAGTATCTAAGATCATTACCAAGACCGATTGTTTGGTAGCCCATACTTCAGGTTCTCTTCCAAAGGAAATTCTTGCAGGAAATTATAGAAAAGGAAGCTTTTATCCATTGCAGACCTTTTCAAAATCAAAGGAGCTGGAATATGAAAAGATTCCGTTTTTCATTGAAACGGAGAATGATGAAGATCAGAAAACTCTTTTAGATCTTGCCTCTAAGGTTTCGAAAAATGTAATGGAAAGCAATCATGAAAAAAGAAAGTACATTCATCTTACAGCTGTTTTTGCCTGTAATTTTGTGAATCATCTTTTTTCAAGGGCTAAAGAGGTTTCAGATTCTCAGGAAATTCCATTTGAATATTTTTTACCATTGATTGATGAAACTGTTCAAAAAATTCATGAAATAGAGCCTAAAACGGCACAGACCGGACCTGCAGTAAGAAATGACCTCAGGGTTTTAGAGTTACATGAGCAATTAATAAAAAATAAAGAGAGTCTTGAAATTTACAAGACAATGAACCATTCTATTCAGAAAATGTATGAGTTATAA
- a CDS encoding KdsC family phosphatase, which produces MSYKEKLKDIKAFVFDVDGVFTDGSVYLLPGGNMCRVMNVLDGYAVVKALKNNYLIGVITGGNDEMVKHRINYLGIQDYYPKSHNKIEDFEDFKRKYNLKNEEILTMGDDLPDIHIMENSAIAACPENAVPEVKGVSHYISPKKGGSGAVRDVIEQVMKVQGNWHDDNTQSV; this is translated from the coding sequence ATGAGTTATAAAGAGAAATTAAAAGATATTAAAGCATTTGTATTTGATGTAGACGGAGTTTTTACAGACGGAAGCGTTTATTTGCTTCCCGGAGGAAATATGTGCAGGGTGATGAACGTTCTGGATGGCTATGCGGTAGTTAAAGCCTTAAAAAACAATTATTTAATCGGAGTCATTACAGGTGGAAATGATGAAATGGTAAAACACAGAATCAACTATCTTGGTATTCAGGATTATTATCCGAAGTCGCACAATAAGATTGAGGATTTTGAAGATTTTAAAAGAAAGTATAACCTTAAAAATGAGGAAATTCTAACGATGGGAGATGATCTTCCGGATATTCATATCATGGAAAACTCGGCGATTGCTGCATGCCCCGAAAATGCAGTTCCTGAAGTAAAAGGGGTTTCTCATTATATTTCTCCCAAAAAAGGAGGAAGCGGTGCTGTGCGTGATGTGATTGAACAGGTAATGAAGGTTCAGGGTAACTGGCATGATGATAACACTCAATCTGTATAA
- the tsaB gene encoding tRNA (adenosine(37)-N6)-threonylcarbamoyltransferase complex dimerization subunit type 1 TsaB, which yields MKILYLETSSKNCSVAVSDNEKLLCLCEEVSENYKQSESLHTYVEWALEGAGISLKDIEAVSLGKGPGSYTGLRIGAASAKGFCYGLKVPFIAVNSLESMLEPFLGRNYDFIVPLIDARRMEVYTAVYDGSTGQELSATEAKILDESSFEEFRDKKVIFVGDGAKKAREILNLPEAEFKEDIYPSAQYLIKRTLEKIRSEEFEDMAYFEPFYLKDFHGVKKKKSEE from the coding sequence ATGAAAATCCTATATCTCGAAACATCATCTAAAAATTGTTCAGTAGCTGTATCCGATAACGAAAAGCTGCTGTGTCTCTGCGAAGAGGTTTCTGAAAATTATAAGCAATCTGAAAGTCTTCATACCTATGTAGAATGGGCATTGGAGGGTGCAGGAATTTCACTTAAAGACATCGAAGCCGTTTCCCTAGGTAAAGGTCCGGGATCTTATACCGGATTAAGAATTGGAGCAGCCTCTGCAAAAGGCTTTTGTTATGGGTTGAAGGTTCCGTTTATTGCAGTCAATTCTCTTGAAAGCATGTTAGAGCCTTTTTTAGGACGTAACTATGATTTTATAGTGCCGTTGATCGACGCGAGGAGAATGGAGGTATATACAGCCGTTTATGACGGTTCTACAGGACAGGAGCTGTCGGCAACCGAGGCGAAGATTTTAGATGAGTCCTCTTTTGAAGAGTTCCGTGATAAAAAAGTAATCTTTGTAGGGGATGGTGCTAAGAAAGCCAGGGAAATTTTAAATCTTCCTGAAGCAGAATTTAAAGAAGATATTTACCCTTCTGCACAATATCTTATCAAAAGAACCCTTGAGAAAATCAGAAGTGAGGAATTTGAAGATATGGCCTATTTTGAGCCTTTCTATCTAAAGGATTTCCACGGGGTAAAGAAAAAGAAAAGCGAAGAATAA
- a CDS encoding YraN family protein gives MATHNDFGILAEDLAVDYLQKNGYNILVRNFRFQKAEIDIIAEKESLLIIVEVKARSTDAFILPHEAVTKTKIKSIVSAANHYLEESGKQNEVRFDIISILPDEKRSFIIDHIIDAFQAFDAN, from the coding sequence ATGGCAACTCACAACGACTTCGGTATCTTAGCAGAAGATTTGGCGGTTGATTACCTTCAGAAGAATGGCTATAATATCCTGGTCAGAAACTTTCGTTTCCAGAAAGCAGAGATTGATATCATTGCTGAAAAAGAAAGCTTGTTGATTATTGTTGAAGTAAAGGCAAGGTCTACCGATGCATTTATACTACCCCATGAAGCGGTTACTAAAACAAAGATTAAATCCATTGTTTCTGCTGCCAATCATTATCTTGAAGAATCTGGAAAACAAAATGAAGTGAGATTTGATATTATCTCTATTCTTCCTGATGAAAAAAGGAGCTTTATTATTGATCATATAATTGATGCTTTCCAGGCATTTGATGCCAATTAA
- a CDS encoding tetratricopeptide repeat protein produces MKKNILFLLVICLVASCATKTKKPEQRSKLLKGFSTYYNTLFNAKDALNSEFTSRDKGHKDNFYAPYIPILTYDEQPLGSDLGQSTAFAENSMKMAEVANRSASRSNAGMPNIPGAPGNEQANNDGALNKGATTLEIAEAKALKAINKYSVTRSGEEKNKQIFDAYMILAQSRIYQNKPLQALDALNYVFTHMKDDKRVPLARIYQGLAYDKIKDYHRAHETFAKLKGEDINKTYAKLLSIYYSESLLDAGKKEEAAKELDLAFELNSNRKLKSRIAYLRGQVLENLGQNDKARESYTAAYKYSSDFEFEVKSQIAIAKTFNGKGDYNGAKNYLEGISKKGTYGSRKNEFYYALGLMANKAGKKDEAQQFFKKSLFEKVSDPQIRGLAYYEIGKSYLEKNDYIGAGSYYDSALTVMTYEPSKILLKDQSEYIKKISKNYYQIKKNDSILSLAKMNDAQRTDFFSKHIAKLKIKEEKEEQERKRAERNKGFDTGDYNSNSIFANNNANSFEDFGVTTKGFYFNNTGTVSKGTSSFKQVWGDRALSDNWRFSKKMASLEDMKNEALGVTSAPNPRRFEPSYYIEQIPTDQGKLAQLKKDRDTASLGLGIMYQNYFTNTPLATKTLYDLVDVKPEEKVMLQALYEIFAMNYEKNPQASDRAKQILLTDYPYTSYAEFARNPKNVSFVKSTEEVESEYKRAYALYETEKFGESREVIDQTLKKYPKDALVPKLYLLNAFNAGKSSGKEVMILQLEQIALNYSKTPEGIRAKEMLNFLKSDLSFQATDNKGNAVLQQPDSPLQPTNQSNNFNNAPQMINSGSTNKPGNNTQIIDMEQPKPGKDTRKKVNKPKDNNEPMLAPPGEPK; encoded by the coding sequence ATGAAAAAGAATATATTGTTCCTTTTAGTGATCTGTCTCGTTGCTTCCTGTGCTACCAAAACAAAAAAGCCGGAGCAACGTTCAAAACTATTGAAAGGATTTTCCACATATTATAATACCCTATTTAATGCCAAAGACGCTTTAAATAGTGAGTTCACTTCCAGAGATAAAGGACATAAGGATAATTTTTATGCTCCTTATATTCCTATTTTGACCTATGACGAACAACCTTTGGGAAGTGATCTTGGCCAATCTACAGCCTTTGCAGAAAACTCCATGAAAATGGCTGAAGTTGCCAACAGGTCTGCTTCAAGAAGCAATGCCGGAATGCCTAATATTCCCGGAGCTCCAGGAAATGAACAGGCAAATAATGACGGGGCTCTAAATAAAGGTGCCACTACCCTGGAAATTGCAGAAGCTAAGGCATTAAAAGCTATTAATAAGTATTCTGTAACCCGAAGTGGTGAAGAAAAAAATAAGCAGATTTTTGATGCCTACATGATCCTTGCCCAGTCACGGATTTATCAGAACAAGCCCTTGCAGGCATTGGATGCTCTCAATTATGTTTTCACGCACATGAAAGATGATAAAAGAGTTCCGTTGGCCAGAATTTATCAGGGATTAGCCTATGATAAGATCAAAGATTACCACAGAGCTCATGAAACTTTTGCCAAACTAAAGGGCGAGGATATTAATAAAACCTATGCAAAGCTATTGAGTATCTATTACTCTGAATCTCTTTTAGATGCCGGTAAAAAGGAAGAAGCGGCCAAGGAACTTGATCTGGCTTTTGAATTAAATAGCAATAGAAAGCTTAAGAGCAGAATTGCTTATTTAAGGGGCCAGGTTTTGGAAAACTTAGGCCAGAATGACAAGGCCAGAGAAAGTTATACTGCAGCATACAAATATTCCAGTGATTTTGAGTTTGAAGTAAAATCTCAGATTGCCATTGCCAAGACATTTAACGGTAAAGGTGACTATAATGGAGCCAAAAACTACCTGGAAGGAATCAGTAAAAAAGGAACTTATGGTTCCAGAAAGAATGAATTTTACTATGCTTTAGGTTTAATGGCTAATAAGGCAGGGAAAAAAGACGAAGCTCAACAGTTTTTCAAAAAATCTTTATTTGAAAAGGTTTCTGATCCGCAAATCCGTGGATTGGCCTATTATGAAATAGGGAAAAGCTATCTTGAAAAGAATGACTACATCGGGGCCGGCAGTTACTATGATTCTGCGCTTACTGTAATGACCTATGAACCTTCAAAGATTCTATTAAAGGATCAGTCTGAATACATCAAAAAGATCTCCAAAAACTATTACCAGATCAAAAAGAATGACAGTATTCTTTCTCTGGCAAAAATGAATGATGCCCAGAGAACCGACTTTTTCTCAAAGCACATTGCAAAACTGAAGATCAAGGAAGAGAAAGAGGAACAGGAAAGAAAACGTGCTGAAAGAAATAAAGGTTTTGATACGGGAGATTATAATTCCAATTCAATTTTTGCCAATAATAATGCTAACTCCTTTGAGGATTTTGGAGTGACCACTAAAGGTTTTTATTTCAATAATACCGGAACTGTAAGCAAGGGAACCTCTTCGTTCAAACAGGTTTGGGGTGACAGAGCACTGTCTGATAACTGGCGTTTTTCTAAAAAGATGGCTTCTCTTGAGGATATGAAGAATGAAGCTCTTGGGGTAACTTCTGCTCCTAATCCAAGACGTTTTGAGCCAAGCTATTATATTGAGCAGATTCCTACAGATCAAGGCAAATTGGCTCAATTAAAAAAGGATAGAGATACGGCTTCTCTTGGTCTCGGCATCATGTATCAGAATTATTTTACCAACACTCCCCTAGCCACCAAAACACTCTATGATCTTGTAGATGTAAAGCCAGAGGAAAAAGTAATGCTTCAGGCATTGTATGAGATTTTTGCCATGAATTATGAGAAAAATCCACAGGCATCAGACCGAGCCAAGCAAATCTTATTGACCGATTATCCTTATACTTCTTATGCTGAATTTGCAAGAAACCCTAAAAATGTCTCCTTTGTGAAGTCAACAGAAGAAGTTGAAAGCGAATATAAAAGAGCATATGCACTTTATGAAACAGAAAAATTTGGAGAAAGCAGAGAAGTAATTGACCAAACTCTTAAGAAATATCCGAAAGATGCATTGGTTCCAAAACTATATCTCTTGAATGCTTTTAATGCGGGAAAATCCAGCGGAAAAGAAGTCATGATCCTCCAACTTGAACAGATTGCATTAAATTACTCTAAAACACCGGAAGGAATAAGAGCCAAAGAGATGCTTAACTTTCTGAAAAGTGATCTGAGCTTTCAGGCTACCGACAATAAAGGAAATGCTGTTTTGCAACAACCCGATTCACCACTCCAGCCTACAAACCAGAGCAATAATTTTAACAATGCTCCTCAAATGATCAATAGCGGAAGTACCAATAAACCTGGAAATAATACCCAGATCATAGATATGGAACAGCCGAAGCCTGGAAAAGATACCCGGAAAAAGGTGAATAAACCAAAAGACAACAACGAACCAATGCTAGCTCCTCCGGGAGAACCGAAATAA
- a CDS encoding LD-carboxypeptidase has translation MKKIIFPKPLKKGTKIAVISPAGAVDPSQLEKGIKMIKSKGFEPVLGEHLYTKFVNGYNYAGTEKERIKDINWALNDKEIGAIWASRGGYGCQHLIQHLKLKNFTENPKWYIGYSDNTVIQSYLLQKGFASIHGQTIKTSSFGVTDEGYDLVFDILKGKTPKYTLKSHQLNKKGNIEGELIGGNLALIYALLGTKYSFDFKDKILFIEDIGENFYALDRMIMSLELAGVFNKIKGLVVGGMTNMGDEKENKSYEASFDEFAYKLISDRVSKYKFPVVFAFPNGHIKDNRPLIIGGQAKIKVDAKVKIEF, from the coding sequence ATGAAAAAAATAATCTTTCCAAAACCCCTTAAAAAAGGGACAAAAATTGCCGTTATCTCCCCTGCAGGAGCTGTAGATCCCTCTCAACTGGAAAAGGGAATAAAAATGATTAAAAGTAAAGGATTTGAACCTGTTTTAGGAGAACATCTTTATACAAAGTTCGTCAATGGCTATAATTATGCAGGTACGGAAAAGGAAAGAATTAAAGATATCAACTGGGCATTAAACGATAAAGAAATTGGTGCCATTTGGGCTTCCAGGGGCGGCTACGGCTGTCAACATCTGATCCAGCATCTTAAACTGAAAAACTTTACAGAAAATCCGAAATGGTATATCGGTTATTCTGATAATACAGTTATACAAAGTTATTTGCTGCAAAAAGGTTTTGCTTCTATTCATGGACAAACCATTAAAACATCAAGTTTTGGAGTTACTGATGAAGGCTATGATCTTGTTTTTGATATTCTGAAAGGGAAAACGCCCAAATACACTTTAAAATCTCATCAATTAAATAAAAAAGGGAATATTGAGGGAGAATTGATTGGAGGGAATTTAGCCCTGATCTATGCCCTTTTAGGGACCAAATATTCTTTTGACTTTAAAGACAAGATTTTATTCATTGAAGATATTGGCGAAAATTTCTATGCATTAGACCGAATGATCATGAGCCTTGAACTGGCCGGAGTCTTCAATAAAATCAAAGGACTTGTTGTCGGCGGAATGACCAATATGGGCGACGAAAAAGAAAATAAAAGCTATGAGGCAAGCTTTGATGAATTTGCCTATAAACTGATCTCAGACAGGGTTTCAAAATATAAATTCCCGGTAGTATTCGCTTTCCCGAATGGACATATCAAAGACAACCGCCCTCTTATTATTGGAGGACAAGCTAAGATAAAGGTGGATGCTAAGGTAAAGATTGAGTTTTAA
- a CDS encoding SDR family NAD(P)-dependent oxidoreductase — MKTILITGATSGIGKSTAELLAKQGNRIIICGRRSEVLKSLEIELSQNTEIFSLKFDVRNLEEVEATINSLPEEWKDIDVLINNAGNAHGLDPLSSGKTDDWDSMIDGNVKGLLYVSKMIIPLMKTKNLGHIINISSVAARQTYANGVVYCATKKAVDVISEGMRLELTEFGIKVTNIQPGAVETDFSLIRFKGDSDKAATVYAGYEALKAEDIADAIAYCVNAPKHVTIADMTIYPSAQAEPRTIYRK, encoded by the coding sequence ATGAAAACAATATTAATTACCGGGGCTACTTCCGGCATTGGTAAATCTACTGCAGAACTTCTGGCAAAACAAGGAAATAGAATTATCATTTGTGGAAGAAGAAGTGAAGTACTGAAATCTTTAGAGATAGAGCTGTCTCAAAATACCGAAATTTTTAGTTTAAAGTTCGATGTGAGAAATCTGGAAGAGGTAGAAGCAACAATAAATTCACTTCCTGAAGAATGGAAAGATATTGATGTTCTGATTAATAATGCAGGGAATGCCCATGGTCTTGACCCACTCTCATCTGGAAAGACAGATGACTGGGATTCTATGATCGACGGAAATGTAAAGGGACTGCTATATGTTTCCAAAATGATCATTCCGTTAATGAAAACTAAAAATTTAGGTCATATTATAAATATAAGTTCTGTAGCTGCAAGGCAAACCTATGCAAATGGAGTAGTCTATTGTGCAACCAAGAAAGCAGTAGATGTGATTTCTGAGGGGATGAGACTGGAGCTTACCGAATTTGGAATTAAGGTAACCAACATTCAGCCGGGAGCCGTGGAAACAGATTTTTCATTAATCAGGTTTAAAGGTGATAGTGACAAAGCTGCCACAGTTTATGCCGGCTATGAAGCCTTAAAGGCCGAGGATATTGCAGATGCAATTGCGTATTGTGTAAATGCCCCTAAGCATGTTACCATTGCAGATATGACTATTTATCCAAGTGCTCAGGCTGAACCAAGAACCATTTACAGAAAATAG
- a CDS encoding RNA polymerase sigma factor — MKIKDAEIISLMQNPRTQDKGVRALMDAYQSRLYWHIRRIIVDGDLAQDTLQETFIKAYQNFHQFKNDSQLYTWLYRIATNEALQQVNKMKKMQKTDEDPEYHMQNLVADNTEGDAEEIQILLQNAIQSLPEKQKLVFMMRYYDDLPYEEISKIVDMSVGTLKTNYHYAKQKIEEYIKENYER, encoded by the coding sequence ATGAAGATTAAGGACGCGGAAATTATTTCGTTGATGCAGAATCCACGGACCCAGGATAAAGGTGTCCGTGCCTTGATGGATGCCTATCAAAGTAGATTGTACTGGCACATAAGAAGAATTATTGTAGACGGAGATCTTGCCCAGGATACTTTGCAGGAAACTTTTATTAAAGCTTATCAGAATTTTCATCAATTCAAAAATGATAGCCAGTTGTATACCTGGTTGTACAGAATTGCTACCAATGAAGCATTGCAGCAGGTCAACAAAATGAAGAAGATGCAGAAAACTGACGAGGATCCTGAGTATCACATGCAGAATCTTGTCGCAGATAATACGGAAGGAGATGCCGAAGAAATACAAATTTTACTGCAGAATGCCATACAAAGCCTGCCGGAAAAGCAGAAACTGGTATTTATGATGCGGTATTATGATGATTTGCCCTACGAAGAAATCTCAAAGATTGTAGATATGTCAGTAGGGACATTAAAGACCAATTATCATTATGCCAAGCAGAAAATAGAAGAGTATATTAAGGAAAATTACGAAAGATAA